In a single window of the Anabas testudineus chromosome 17, fAnaTes1.2, whole genome shotgun sequence genome:
- the elovl1a gene encoding elongation of very long chain fatty acids protein 1a, with protein MIQEAVSSILKLHSYLQSRTDARVKDYPLMQSPVQMTTILLAYVFSSVYVGPRLMANRKPFHLHTAMIIYNLSMVLLNAYIVYEFMMSGWATTYTWRCDLIDTSSSPQTLRMIRASWLFYFSKYIELLDTVFFVLRKKQSQITFLHVFHHSFMPWTWWWGITLTPAGGMGSFHAMVNATVHVIMYFYYGLSAAGPRFQKYLWWKKYMTGIQLLQFIVVSIHISQYYFMEKCDYQVPLWIHLIWMYGVFFFILFSNFWVQAYIKGKRLPTADNKPKLNGSTIEHITVVANGKHLENGNAHHYSNGKIFLGKVKEI; from the exons ATGATACAAGAAGCTGTATCaagcattttaaaattgcaCAGTTATCTACAGTCGAGAACTG ATGCTAGAGTCAAAGATTACCCTCTGATGCAGAGTCCCGTACAGATGACCACTATCCTGTTGGCCTATGTCTTCTCCTCCGTGTATGTTGGACCTCGCCTGATGGCAAATCGCAAACCTTTTCACCTACACACAGCCATGATTATCTACAACCTCAGCATGGTTTTATTGAACGCCTACATAGTCTATGAG TTCATGATGTCTGGATGGGCTACCACCTATACATGGAGATGTGACCTTATTGACACCTCCAGCAGCCCGCAGACTCTAAGG ATGATTCGAGCAAGttggctgttttatttttcaaaatatattGAACTCCTCGACACA gttttctttgtgctgagaaagaaacaaagtcagatcacatttctccatgttttccatcacTCCTTCATGCCCTGGACGTGGTGGTGGGGCATCACCCTGACTCCTG CTGGAGGAATGGGCTCCTTCCATGCCATGGTGAATGCAACGGTCCACGTCATCATGTATTTCTACTACGGACTCTCTGCTGCAGGCCCTCGCTTCCAGAAATACCTGTGGTGGAAGAAGTATATGACTGGCATCCagctt TTGCAGTTTATTGTAGTCTCCATTCACATTAGTCAGTACTACTTCATGGAGAAATGTGACTACCAGGTTCCCCTGTGGATCCATCTCATTTGGATGTACggtgtcttcttcttcatcctcttctccaACTTCTGGGTGCAGGCCTACATAAAGGGTAAACGGCTTCCTACAGCAGATAACAAGCCAAAACTGAACGGCTCAACCATTGAACATATCACTGTGGTGGCCAACGGCAAACACCtagaaaatggaaatgcacACCACTACAGCAACGGCAAAATCTTCTTGGGAAAAGTAAAGGAAATCTAA
- the ppp1r7 gene encoding protein phosphatase 1 regulatory subunit 7 produces the protein MASLSVGELQEMEVDRRGESEESGDDETRRRSINGDVDPNQPNTTSKEESPVDMDTITLDPEEEDVDLVHCRIGKIEGLEVLQKAKTLSLRQNLIKKIENLDSLSSLRELDLYDNQIRKLENLHNLTQLELLDVSFNLLRKVEGLEQLTRLKKAFLLHNKISQIANLEHLAVLEMLELGSNRIRVIENLDTMSSLQSLFLGTNKITKLQNLDALHNLTVLSIQSNRITKIEGLQNLVNLRELYLSHNGVEVIEGLENNKKLTTLDIAANRVKKIENISHLTELQEFWMNDNQIDNWSDLDELKNAKSLETVYLERNPLQKDPQYRRKIMLALPTVRQIDATFIRF, from the exons ATGGCTTCCCTGTCTGTTGGAGAGCTTCAAGAAATGGAAG TGGACCGAAGGGGCGAGTCCGAGGAGTCTGGTGATGATGAGACCAGGAGGAGGAGTATCAATGGCGATGTGGACCCCAATCAGCCCAATACCACAA GCAAAGAAGAGTCTCCTGTGGACATGGACACCATAACCTTGGACCCAGAAGAAGAG GATGTTGATCTTGTTCATTGTCGCATTGGAAAGATTGAAGGATTGGAGGTGCTACAAAAGGCTAAA ACGCTCTCTTTAAGACAGAATCTCATCAAAAAGATAGAAAACCTTGACAGTTTGAGCTCACTGCGGGAACTAGACCTCTATGACAATCAGATTCGCAAACTTGAGAACCTGCACAACCTCACACAGTTGGA ACTACTCGATGTGTCCTTTAACCTTCTGAGGAAGGTGGAGGGTTTGGAGCAGTTGACTCGGCTGAAGAAAGCGTTTCTGCTTCACAACAAAATTAGCCAGATTGCCAATCTTGAGCACCTCGCAGTGCTGGAGATGCTGGAGCTGGGCTCCAATCGCATCCGG GTCATTGAAAACTTGGATACAATGTCATCTTTGCAAAGTTTGTTTCTTGGCACCAATAAAATAACCAAGCTTCAGAATTTGGATGCTTTACATAACCTGACTGTTTTAAGCATTCAG AGTAACAGGATTACAAAAATTGAGGGTCTTCAGAATCTTGTCAACCTGAGAGAGCTCTATCTGAGTCACAATGGTGTCGAGGTCATTGAGGGCTTGGAAAACAAT AAAAAGCTTACCACCCTGGACATTGCAGCAAATCGAGTaaagaaaattgaaaacatCAGTCATCTGACAGAGCTACAGGAGTTCTGG ATGAATGATAACCAGATAGACAACTGGTCAGATCTGGATGAGCTGAAGAATGCCAAGTCTCTGGAGACAGTCTATCTTGAGAGAAATCCACTACAGAAGGACCCCCAGTACCGGCGAAAGATCATGCTGGCGCTGCCCACTGTACGCCAGATCGACGCTACCTTCATCCGCTTCTAA
- the si:dkeyp-13a3.10 gene encoding uncharacterized protein si:dkeyp-13a3.10 yields MQLVGLLVLLLCHLSRGFPVPVDTIIVQVQQWREAGAQHVVQQVLLNGVTLTGTSQEVNHIIQSISADSLLPAVISDNQTSVLKNHTVLRSRECILEGPQLHWADRVFFDGKLYLTLDDSDMWTAHLPQALTFKLQWNPEAQPTRMERIRLQEGCIEVLKELRLSEEQSGIPLPQFLIPVLSFLALTGLIMIGILISKNHGLRHPGGVVGSIIHYPKDMSEMAPANKGSGYSTL; encoded by the exons ATGCAGCTTGTTGGGCTCCTTGTGCTGCTCTTGTGCCACTTATCTCGGGGCTTTCCTGTTCCAGTAG ATACCATCATAGTTCAGGTCCAGCAGTGGAGAGAGGCGGGAGCTCAGCATGTCGTCCAGCAGGTTCTTCTCAATGGAGTCACGCTCACTGGCACGAGCCAGGAGGTTAACCATATCATCCAAAGCATTTCAGCCGATTCACTCCTTCCAGCTGTTATCAGTGACAACCAAACTTCGGTGCTAA AAAATCACACTGTGCTCCGGTCTCGTGAATGCATACTGGAGGGACCTCAGCTGCACTGGGCCGACCGTGTTTTCTTTGATGGAAAGCTCTATCTGACTCTAGACGACAGTGATATGTGGACAGCCCACCTACCACAAGCACTGACCTTCAAATTGCAGTGGAATCCGGAAGCACAGCCCACAAGAATGGAAAGAATCCGCCTTCAGGAGGGATGCATCGAAGTATTGAAAGAGCTGAGGCTTTCTGAGGAACAGTCAG GGATTCCTTTGCCACAGTTTCTGATCCCAGTCTTGTCATTCCTGGCCCTGACTGGGTTAATCATGATCGGCATCCTTATCTCCAAAAACCATG GTTTGAGGCACCCCGGAG GTGTTGTTGGCTCAATTATACATTACCCAAAAGACATGAGTGAAATGGCTCCAGCCAACAAAGGCAGTGGTTACAGTACCTTGTAA
- the ubxn7 gene encoding UBX domain-containing protein 7 produces MRHIYVVVCGGKMAALGDTSAPGVNGLIQQFTAITGATESVGKHMLEACNNNLEMAVTMFLDGGGIAEEPSTSSSSAASSSRAPPSDEVRAPIPQKQDILVEPEPLFGVPKRRRPARSIFDGFRDFQTETIRQEQELRNGGTVDKKLSTLADLFRPPIELMHKGSFETAKDCGQLENKWLMINIQNVQDFACQCLNRDVWSNDAVKTIIREHFIFWQVYHDSEEGQRYIQFYKLNKFPYISILDPRTGQKMVEWNQLDVASFLEQATSFLAEHGQLDGPSCQAPPAKRARSESLIDASEDSQLEAAIRASLQETHYESSNVPEAPDSPRSDDESDAEPFSDSEGPVSVDGSDSETPVPHEEKTSTSKHNPVASVTAAQQRLHPDSSTSSHRKSPYKENNHSHKKEDSKKNHLETSAAVPRHPQPEADSGGNHFSPATESAGPSKTSSTTTCDVECPDDNGPKARLMLRYPDGQREQISLSSKAKLMALVRHVQSKGYPNEHFELVTNFPRRKLTHLDYDITLQEAGLCPQETVFVQERN; encoded by the exons ATGCGCCacatttatgttgttgtttgtggcGGTAAGATGGCGGCGCTCGGAGACACCTCAGCTCCGGGGGTGAACGGGTTAATACAACAATTCACAGCAATAACag GAGCCACAGAGAGTGTAGGAAAGCATATGTTGGAAGCATGCAACAACAACCTGGAGATGGCAGTAACTATGTTTCTGGATGGAGGTGGGATAGCAGAGGAGCCCAGCACCAGCTCCAGTTCAGCAGCGTCAAGCAGCAGAGCTCCCCCTTCAGA TGAAGTACGAGCGCCCATTCCACAGAAGCAGGACATATTAGTGGAACCTGAACCACTGTTTGGAG TACCAAAGCGAAGAAGACCAGCTCGATCAATATTTGATGGTTTCCGAGACTTCCAAACAGAAACGA tcCGTCAGGAACAGGAGCTGCGTAACGGTGGAACAGTGGATAAGAAACTGAGCACCCTGGCAGACCTTTTCCGTCCTCCTATTGAGCTCATGCACAAAGGCAGCTTTGAGACG gCGAAAGACTGTGGACAGCTGGAGAACAAGTGGCTAATGATCAACATTCAAAATGTTCAGGATTTTGCCTGCCAGTGCCTGAACAGGGATGTTTGGAGTAACGATGCAGTGAAGACCATCATCAGAGAACACTTTATATTCTGGCAG GTATATCATGATAGTGAAGAGGGACAAAGATACATTCAGTTCTATAAGCTGAACAAGTTTCCTTACATTTCCATCCTCGACCCCCGCACAG GTCAAAAAATGGTGGAGTGGAACCAGCTAGATGTGGCATCGTTCCTGGAACAGGCGACCAGCTTCCTGGCTGAGCATGGGCAGCTTGATGGGCCATCCTGCCAGGCTCCCCCTGCCAAACGAGCTCGCTCT GAGAGTCTGATTGATGCCAGTGAAGACAGTCAGCTGGAGGCAGCGATCAGAGCCTCCCTGCAGGAGACCCATTATGAGTCCTCAAATGTCCCAGAAGCCCCTGATTCACCCCGATCAGATGACGAGTCAGACGCTGAGCCTTTTTCTGACAGCGAAGGTCCTGTCTCTGTTGATGGCTCAGACAGTGAAACGCCAGTACCCCACGAAGAGAAAACTTCTACCAGCAAACACAACCCAGTCGCTTCTGTCACTGCGGCTCAGCAGCGTCTACATCCTGATAGTTCCACTTCTTCCCACAGAAAGTCTCCGTACAAAGAAAATAACCACAGTCATAAGAAAGAGGACAGCAAAAAGAACCACCTGGAGacctctgctgctgttcctcGTCATCCTCAGCCTGAAGCTGATTCTGGAGGGAACCACTTTTCCCCAGCAACAGAAAGTGCCGGTCCGTCAAAGACCAGCAGCACCACAACTTGTGATGTTGAATGTCCTGATGACAATG gtCCCAAAGCTAGGTTGATGCTCCGTTACccagatggacagagagagcaAATTTCCTTGTCATCTAAAGCAAAACTTATG GCCCTGGTAAGACACGTCCAGTCCAAAGGTTACCCTAACGAACACTTCGAACTTGTCACCAACTTTCCCAGAAGGAAGCTCACTCATTTGGACTATGACATCACACTGCAGGAGGCGGGACTTTGTCCACAGGAGACTGTATTCGTGCAGGAGAGGAACTAG
- the cdc20 gene encoding cell division cycle protein 20 homolog encodes MAQFGFENDIHSILKLDMPITNGPMARWQRKASSSNTSALNGLSPGKSANVSLSSSKTPSKTPGKNKKQTPSKMGGDRFIPTRNTKQMDVASFLLTKENEPVDANEAGVSSENQKAWSVSLNGYNIEDAKILHLGGKPLNAPEGYQNNLKVLYSQVTTPASIKKTRYISSTPDRILDAPELRNDFYLNLLDWSSRNVLAVALHNSVYLWDATQGDITLLMKMERDEDYICSLSWTKEGSYLAVGTSDCKVQLWDVENQKRLRSMASHTARVGSLSWNEHILSSGSRSGQIHHHDVRLPNHHIFTLTGHSQEVCGLKWSPDGRYLASGGNDNMVFVWPYVSEGGSRNSQSLHSWTEHQGAVKALAWCPWQQNILASGGGTSDRHIRIWNVNSGSCISSLDTQSQISSLVFAPNYKELVSAHGFAHNNVTIWKYPSLTRVAELNGHEDRVLSLTLSPDCSTIASVAGDETIRLWKSFEVDPVKKKAKERLVKSTSSVIHQSIR; translated from the exons ATGGCACAATTTGGGTTTGAAAACGACATCCACAGTATCCTGAAGCTGGATATGCCCATCACAAACGGTCCCATGGCGAGATGGCAGCGAAAAGCCAGTTCATCCAACACATCCGCCCTGAACGGGTTGTCGCCTGGAAAATCTGCCAATGTGTCGCTGAGTTCATCAAAAACCCCGAGCAAAACGCCAG gcaaaaataaaaaacaaactcccTCGAAGATGGGGGGCGACCGCTTCATTCCCACCCGAAACACCAAACAAATGGATGTAGCAAGTTTCCTGCTCACAAAGGAGAATGAACCTGTGGATGCAAATGAAGCAGGAGTATCATCA GAAAACCAGAAAGCCTGGTCGGTCTCCCTAAATGGATACAACATTGAAGATGCAAAGATCCTACACCTTGGAGGGAAACCTCTGAATGCTCCAGAAG GCTATCAAAACAACTTGAAAGTACTTTACAGTCAAGTAACAACACCCGCCTCTATCAAAAAGACAAGGTATATATCTTCAACGCCTGACAGAATCTTGGATGCTCCTGAACTTCGAAATGATTTCT attTGAATCTGCTTGACTGGAGCAGTCGAAATGTTCTTGCTGTGGCACTACATAACAGCGTATACCTGTGGGATGCCACCCAAGGAGATATCACTCTGCTCATGAAGATGGAGCGTGACGAGGACTACATCTGTTCACTATCCTGGACTAAAGAAGGAAGCTACCTAGCTGTCGGTACCAGTGACTGCAAAGTTCAG tTGTGGGATGTTGAAAACCAGAAGCGTTTACGCAGCATGGCCAGCCACACAGCTCGAGTTGGTAGCCTGAGCTGGAATGAGCACATTCTTTCCag TGGCTCCAGATCAGGACAAATTCACCATCATGATGTGAGGCTGCCAAACCACCACATTTTCACACTGACTGGTCACTCACAGGAGGTGTGTGGACTGAAATGGTCTCCTGATGGGCGGTACCTAGCCAGTGGAGGCAACGACAACATGGTGTTCGTATGGCCATATGTGTCAGAGGGTGGCAGCAGGAACAGCCAATCGCTGCATAGCTGGACTGAACACCAAGGAGCTGTAAAG gcGTTGGCCTGGTGTCCGTGGCAACAAAATATTCTAGCATCTGGGGGTGGTACTAGTGATCGTCACATCCGTATCTGGAATGTAAACAGCGGCTCCTGTATCAGTTCACTTGACACTCAGTCACAG atcTCATCGCTGGTGTTTGCACCCAACTACAAGGAACTCGTCTCTGCTCATGGATTTGCCCACAACAATGTTACTATCTGGAAATATCCCTCTCTCACTAGAGTTGCAGAGCTCAATG GCCATGAAGACAGAGTTCTCAGTTTGACTCTGAGCCCAGACTGCTCTACCATTGCGTCTGTTGCTGGAGATGAGACAATTCGTCTGTGGAAGAGCTTTGAAGTTGATCCTGTTAAGAAGAAGGCCAAAGAGAGGCTGGTCAAATCAACTAGCAGTGTCATTCATCAGTCAATCAGATAA